The Paenarthrobacter aurescens region CAACGCCCGCGGTGACAGGAGGGCCCAGTGCCTCCTGGGGGGCGCGGCTGTGGACGGCAGAGGTGGAGGCTGAAGGCATAAGGTCCAAAGTACCTGACCGTCAGGGTGTTCGGATTAAACGCCAAGGGCACCGGTGGCGCCTCTCGGCGGGACCGGTGCCCCCTTGACGTAACTGGTACGGCGGCTCAGGCAGCTACGGCTGCTTCGGCTCATCCGTGACGGGAGCCTGTCCAGGCTGACCGTCGTTCTTGGCCACGAAGTCGGAAGCGGCATTCTGGACCTTGTCGACGTGACCGGCGTACTTGCCGCCCGTCTTCTCGTCCACAAAATTCCCGGCCTTTTCGATGCCATTCTTGATGGCTTCTTCGTTGCCTTGAATGAGACCCTGAGCCTTGCCCTTCAGGTCGTCAATTAAACCCACGGGCACCTCCCTTCCATCGCGGAGCCAGTTCGCTCCTCCGCGTCCGACCCTAACACCAGTTCTCTGGGGTGCCAAGGGTTCAAGGCGGCCTGGGGATGAACTACGCCAACGGCGTACTGTCCACCTTGTGGCGCGGGCTGTTCGGATTCATCAGCGAGTGCCTGCGACCGTAGGCGAAGTAGATGATGAGGCCGATGATCAGCCATGCGCCAAACCGGACCCAGGTTTCCCAGTGCAGCTGGAACATGAGGAAGGCCGATGCCAGGACACCGAATGCGGGAACAACCGGCATGAATGGCAGACGGAAAGAGCGCGGTGCGTTGGGCTTGGTGTAGCGGAACACGATGACCCTACGCAGACCACCACGAAAGCCGCCAGGATACCGATGTTGGTGAGGTCGGCAACTTCCTTTATGGGGAACACGCCGGCGAGGAACGCGGAGGCGACCCCCGCGATCCAGGTAACGCGCTGTGGTGTTCCGTGCTTGTCCGTCTTGGCAAACCAACCCGGGAGGAGGCCGTCACGGCTCATGGAGAACCACACGCGCGTGACGCCCAAAAGGAACGTCAGCATCACTGTGAGGATGGACAGGACTGCAAACACCGAAATGATGGTGGCGATGACCGGCAATCCCACGCCGGTGAAAGCAGAGGCGAAACCTGCGGTGGGGTCAATGTCCCTGTAGTTCTGCATTCCCGTGAGCACAAGAGTTGCGGCTACGTAAAGGAGCATTGCCACGATCAGCGAGAGGATGATGGCCTTGGGCATGTGCTTCTTGCCGTCCTTGGCCTCCTCCGCGGCGGTGCTCATGGCGTCATAGCCGAAGACAGCGAAGAAGACCGTAGCTGCACCGGCCAGGACTGGTCCGAAACCGCTGGGCATGAACGGATTGTAGTTCTCGGTGTTGATGTAGAAGATG contains the following coding sequences:
- a CDS encoding antitoxin, encoding MPVGLIDDLKGKAQGLIQGNEEAIKNGIEKAGNFVDEKTGGKYAGHVDKVQNAASDFVAKNDGQPGQAPVTDEPKQP